The Amycolatopsis sp. DG1A-15b genome window below encodes:
- a CDS encoding error-prone DNA polymerase, giving the protein MAFNNPSVPWSEVERIASGRPPVPGDGNDAPAWSRKREGYAGAPEDLRNRRGRDDGGDRIRAPYAELHVHSNFSFLDGASHPETLVEEAARLELDALVLTDHDGMYGAVRFNDAARELGVRVGFGAELSLGLPAPQAGVPDPAGSHLLVIARQQTGYHRLCRVISRAQLAGGEKGRPLYDFDELADELAGHVVVLTGCRKGAVRQALAHRGPAAARAELGRLVDRFGRSHVAVELIDHGQPRDDTANDLLAAMAGELRLPTVVSNNVHYARPEDAVVADVVAAVRARRPAEDLEGWRPPSGQAFLRSGMEQRRRFERRYPGAVGRAAVLGVEVAFDLNLVAPDLPPFPVPAGHDEMSFLTELTRHGAAKRYGPREENPKAYAQLDHELAVIEKLGFPGYFLVVWDIVRFCRESGILCQGRGSAANSAVCYALEICHADPVKWNLLFERFLAPERDGPPDIDVDIESGRREEAIQYVYEKHGRFHAAQVANVITYRAPSAIRDAAKALGHSPGQQDAYGKLVDRWGGVAATKRQAAGSIPDDVLDLAARIEDFPRHLGIHSGGMVLSKQPVSEVVPVEWATMKDRSVLQWDKDDCAAVGLVKFDLLGLGMLSALHHMIDLVAEHHGSTVDIGKLDLADPAVYDMLCEADAVGVFQVESRAQLATLPRLRPRKFYDLVVEVALIRPGPIQGGSVHPYIRRRRGDEEWEHAHPLLAASLDRTLGVPLFQEQVMQMAVDVASFTPAEADQLRRAMGAKRSSAKMKALMARFFRGCAANGLDRELATRIFEQIHAFSGYGFPEAHSMSFALLVYASAWFKRYYPAAFCAGLLRAQPMGFYSPQSLVADARRHGVRIREPDINASLAGATLEPDAGSTGGVALRLGLAAVRHLGEDLAEEIVAERAAHGPYRSIGDLTRRVRLKKNAAEALATAGAFSGFGGDRRQDLWAAGAAAATRPGHLPGLAPGLDAPALPGMTRLEVTAADLWATSVSPDSHPVEYLRELLDRRGAITVAELMRTGDGTRVWVGGAVTHRQRPATAGGITFLNLEDETGMANVLVSPGLWQRWRLVAHTSAALLVRGLVQAGEGVVTLVADRIENLDLSMRTGPSRDFR; this is encoded by the coding sequence TTGGCGTTCAACAACCCGAGCGTGCCTTGGTCCGAAGTGGAGCGGATCGCCTCCGGGCGGCCGCCCGTGCCCGGGGACGGCAACGACGCCCCGGCGTGGTCGCGCAAGCGGGAAGGCTATGCCGGGGCGCCCGAAGACCTGCGGAACCGGCGCGGGCGGGACGACGGCGGTGACCGGATCCGGGCGCCCTACGCCGAGCTGCACGTCCACTCCAACTTCAGCTTCCTCGACGGTGCCTCGCACCCGGAGACCCTCGTCGAGGAGGCCGCGCGGCTCGAACTCGACGCGCTCGTCCTCACCGACCACGACGGCATGTACGGTGCCGTGCGGTTCAACGACGCCGCGCGGGAGCTCGGGGTGCGGGTCGGGTTCGGTGCCGAACTTTCCCTCGGGTTGCCGGCTCCGCAGGCCGGTGTGCCCGATCCGGCCGGGTCGCATCTGCTGGTGATCGCCCGGCAGCAGACCGGTTACCACCGGCTGTGCCGCGTCATCTCCCGCGCCCAGCTCGCCGGTGGGGAGAAGGGACGGCCCCTCTACGACTTCGACGAACTGGCCGATGAGCTGGCCGGGCACGTCGTCGTCCTCACCGGCTGCCGCAAGGGGGCCGTCCGGCAGGCGCTCGCGCACCGGGGCCCGGCCGCCGCGCGTGCCGAGCTGGGGCGGCTCGTGGACCGGTTCGGGCGGTCGCACGTCGCCGTCGAGCTGATCGACCACGGGCAGCCCCGCGACGACACCGCCAACGACCTCCTCGCCGCGATGGCCGGCGAGCTCCGGCTGCCGACGGTCGTGTCCAACAACGTGCACTACGCCCGTCCCGAAGACGCCGTCGTGGCGGACGTGGTCGCCGCGGTCCGGGCCCGGCGGCCGGCCGAGGACCTCGAAGGGTGGCGGCCGCCGTCGGGGCAGGCGTTCCTGCGGTCCGGGATGGAACAGCGGCGCCGGTTCGAACGCCGCTACCCCGGCGCGGTCGGCCGGGCCGCCGTCCTGGGCGTCGAAGTGGCGTTCGACCTCAACCTCGTCGCACCGGACCTGCCGCCGTTCCCGGTCCCGGCCGGGCACGACGAGATGTCGTTCCTGACCGAGCTGACCCGCCACGGCGCGGCGAAGCGCTACGGGCCACGGGAGGAAAACCCGAAGGCCTACGCCCAGCTCGACCACGAACTCGCCGTCATCGAAAAGCTCGGGTTCCCCGGCTACTTCCTCGTCGTCTGGGACATCGTCCGGTTCTGCCGGGAATCCGGCATCCTCTGCCAGGGCCGGGGTTCGGCCGCGAACTCCGCGGTCTGCTACGCGCTGGAGATCTGCCACGCCGACCCGGTGAAGTGGAACCTGCTGTTCGAGCGGTTCCTCGCGCCGGAGCGGGACGGGCCGCCGGACATCGACGTCGACATCGAGTCCGGCCGCCGCGAGGAAGCGATCCAGTACGTCTACGAAAAGCACGGCCGGTTCCACGCCGCGCAGGTCGCCAACGTCATCACCTACCGGGCGCCGTCGGCGATCCGCGACGCCGCGAAGGCGCTCGGCCACAGCCCCGGGCAGCAGGACGCCTACGGCAAGCTCGTGGACCGCTGGGGTGGGGTCGCCGCCACGAAACGGCAGGCGGCCGGGTCGATCCCGGACGACGTCCTCGACCTGGCGGCGCGGATCGAGGACTTCCCGCGCCACCTCGGCATCCACTCCGGCGGCATGGTGCTCTCGAAGCAGCCGGTGTCCGAAGTGGTCCCGGTCGAGTGGGCGACCATGAAGGACCGCAGCGTCCTGCAGTGGGACAAGGACGACTGCGCCGCCGTCGGGCTGGTCAAGTTCGACCTGCTCGGCCTCGGCATGCTTTCGGCGCTGCACCACATGATCGACCTCGTCGCCGAGCACCATGGTTCCACTGTGGACATCGGGAAGCTGGACCTCGCCGACCCGGCGGTCTACGACATGCTGTGCGAAGCGGACGCCGTCGGTGTGTTCCAGGTGGAATCGCGCGCGCAGCTGGCGACCCTGCCGCGGTTGCGGCCGCGGAAGTTCTACGACCTCGTCGTCGAAGTCGCCCTCATCCGGCCCGGCCCGATCCAGGGCGGCTCGGTGCACCCCTACATCCGGCGCCGCCGCGGCGACGAAGAATGGGAACACGCGCACCCGCTGCTGGCCGCGTCCCTGGACCGCACCCTCGGGGTGCCGCTGTTCCAGGAGCAGGTGATGCAGATGGCGGTCGACGTCGCGAGCTTCACCCCGGCCGAAGCCGACCAGCTGCGCCGCGCCATGGGCGCCAAGCGGTCCAGCGCCAAGATGAAGGCGCTGATGGCGCGGTTCTTCCGGGGCTGTGCGGCCAACGGTCTCGACCGCGAGCTCGCCACCCGGATCTTCGAGCAGATCCACGCCTTTTCCGGGTACGGCTTCCCCGAAGCGCACTCGATGTCCTTCGCGCTGCTGGTGTACGCGTCCGCGTGGTTCAAGCGCTACTACCCGGCCGCGTTCTGCGCCGGGCTGCTGCGCGCCCAGCCGATGGGGTTCTACAGCCCGCAGTCCCTGGTCGCCGACGCCCGCCGCCACGGCGTGCGCATCCGCGAGCCCGACATCAACGCGAGCCTCGCCGGCGCCACCCTCGAACCGGACGCCGGGAGCACCGGCGGCGTCGCGCTCCGGCTCGGTCTCGCCGCGGTCCGCCACCTCGGCGAAGACCTCGCCGAGGAGATCGTCGCCGAACGCGCGGCCCACGGCCCGTACCGGAGCATCGGCGACCTGACCCGCCGGGTGCGGCTGAAGAAGAACGCCGCCGAAGCGCTGGCCACGGCGGGCGCGTTCAGCGGGTTCGGCGGCGACCGGCGCCAGGACCTGTGGGCCGCCGGTGCGGCCGCGGCGACCCGGCCGGGGCACCTGCCCGGCCTCGCGCCGGGCCTCGACGCGCCCGCGCTGCCCGGGATGACCCGGCTGGAGGTGACTGCGGCGGACCTGTGGGCCACGAGCGTCTCCCCGGACAGCCACCCGGTGGAGTACCTGCGCGAGCTCCTCGACCGGCGCGGCGCGATCACCGTCGCGGAGCTGATGCGGACCGGGGACGGAACGCGCGTGTGGGTCGGCGGCGCGGTCACCCACCGGCAACGTCCGGCGACCGCCGGCGGGATCACGTTCCTCAACCTCGAAGACGAGACGGGCATGGCCAACGTCCTCGTCTCGCCCGGCCTCTGGCAGCGCTGGCGGCTCGTCGCCCACACCAGCGCGGCACTGCTCGTCCGCGGGCTGGTCCAAGCGGGCGAAGGCGTCGTCACGCTCGTCGCCGACCGCATCGAAAACCTCGATCTTTCGATGCGGACCGGACCCTCGCGCGACTTCCGTTGA
- a CDS encoding BTAD domain-containing putative transcriptional regulator, with the protein MPDVRFGVLGPVTAWRGTAPVEVGSGKCLRVLGVLLLHANQRVDREQIIEGAWDDGPPRSAVNLVQKYVGEVRRSLALDDGSLQTVGTGYLLRVAPDQLDSTQFASRLAWARETRGDGDLIAARRHLSEAMTLWRGPAFGDLDTPAAATERARLDEYRLGALEDLAELDLLRGEPALAIPELSRLADEHPFRERARELLMIALYRSGRQGDALAVFHDIQRLLAEELGANPGHGLQRVQAQILRADPALELVTPAGEQRPIAQLPADIPDFTGRAGPLGELLDLLTQRRVVVVAGAPGTGKSALAVRALRDAREAFPDGQLYLDLAGTATVPRDPAMMLAELLRALGVTDAVMPPGLHERAALYRSRLADRRMLVLLDDAAGAQQVRPLLPPSGGCAVVVTSRQRLADLAGAEHVELDVLSAEDARSLLARIAGAERVEREPEAADAIVRLCGRLPLAIRITGAKLASRRAWTLQVLRDRLEDESRRLRELRVGDLDVRANFDLSLRLLPEEAVRAFRLLGLLGAETLPAWVIGPLLGRPAGDDVLDALVDAYLVRLVTTDRAGQPRYRLHDLLRAYASEGAQDCYPAEERRAAVERVLSAWLALAEQARDLCSPSLFRPTPGRAPRWTPDHTVVDPIAWFDAERGTLLRAIELAAEWELDELAWELAIAAVPYYDHRSLYQDWNRSHRIALEAAAAAGNTHGEAALLQGLGQVHIYLDEMAEARHDLRRCAKLYQDIGDRRGEGLALASLGTVHRVRGELDAALTVDKEALTHLVAAGHRQAEAQIRTAIGIIGFEQGADDAGRWIEDGLRIARLLRDRHRQAVILRTLSRYHLGIGDTPAALRDLTEALTVFNEISDARCGAYTDQRLGAIYAELGDRPRAESALQRAAYVFRVNGDRSNEAACWQQLGELESELGDAAAARHHLGLAVGLWQAVGLPERAEQVQAALEAAAG; encoded by the coding sequence ATGCCTGATGTTCGATTCGGCGTGCTCGGGCCGGTCACGGCCTGGCGTGGTACGGCTCCGGTCGAAGTGGGTTCCGGCAAGTGCCTGCGGGTGCTCGGGGTGCTGCTGCTGCACGCGAACCAGCGGGTGGACCGCGAGCAGATCATCGAGGGCGCCTGGGACGACGGGCCGCCGAGGAGTGCGGTGAACCTCGTCCAGAAGTACGTCGGCGAGGTGCGCCGGTCGCTGGCGCTCGACGACGGCTCCCTGCAGACGGTGGGCACCGGGTACCTGCTGCGGGTGGCCCCCGACCAGCTCGACAGCACGCAATTCGCGTCCCGGCTCGCCTGGGCGCGTGAAACCCGCGGCGATGGCGACCTGATTGCCGCCCGGCGGCACCTCTCCGAGGCGATGACGCTGTGGCGCGGGCCCGCCTTCGGCGACCTCGACACCCCCGCGGCCGCCACCGAACGCGCCCGGCTGGACGAGTACCGCCTCGGCGCCCTGGAAGACCTCGCCGAGCTCGACCTGCTGCGCGGGGAGCCCGCGCTGGCCATCCCCGAGCTGTCCCGGCTCGCCGACGAGCACCCGTTCCGCGAACGCGCGCGCGAGCTGCTGATGATCGCGCTCTACCGCAGCGGCCGCCAAGGCGACGCGCTCGCCGTGTTCCACGACATCCAGCGCCTGCTGGCCGAGGAGCTCGGCGCCAACCCCGGGCACGGCCTCCAGCGCGTGCAAGCGCAGATCCTGCGCGCGGACCCCGCGCTCGAGCTGGTCACCCCGGCGGGGGAGCAGCGGCCGATCGCCCAGCTGCCCGCGGACATCCCGGACTTCACCGGCCGCGCCGGACCACTGGGCGAGCTGCTGGACCTGCTGACCCAGCGCCGGGTGGTGGTCGTCGCCGGCGCGCCGGGGACCGGGAAGTCGGCGCTCGCCGTCCGGGCGCTCCGCGACGCACGGGAGGCGTTCCCCGACGGCCAGCTCTACCTCGACCTCGCCGGCACCGCCACCGTGCCGCGGGACCCGGCGATGATGCTGGCGGAGCTGCTGCGCGCGCTCGGCGTCACGGACGCGGTCATGCCGCCCGGCCTGCACGAACGAGCCGCCCTCTACCGGTCACGGCTGGCCGATCGCCGCATGCTGGTGCTGCTCGACGACGCCGCCGGCGCCCAGCAGGTGCGGCCGCTGCTGCCGCCGTCCGGCGGCTGCGCGGTGGTGGTCACGAGCCGGCAGCGGCTGGCGGACCTGGCCGGTGCCGAGCACGTCGAGCTGGACGTGCTGTCCGCCGAAGACGCGCGGAGCCTGCTGGCCCGCATCGCCGGGGCGGAGCGCGTCGAGCGGGAACCGGAGGCGGCCGACGCGATCGTCCGGCTGTGCGGACGTCTTCCGCTGGCCATCCGGATCACCGGGGCGAAGCTCGCCAGCCGGCGGGCGTGGACCCTGCAGGTGCTGCGCGACCGCCTGGAGGACGAGTCCCGGCGGCTGCGCGAGCTGCGGGTCGGCGACCTCGACGTGCGGGCCAACTTCGACCTGAGCCTGCGCCTGCTCCCCGAAGAAGCCGTCCGGGCGTTCCGGCTGCTGGGACTGCTGGGCGCGGAAACGCTCCCCGCGTGGGTGATCGGCCCGCTCCTCGGCCGCCCGGCCGGAGACGACGTGCTGGACGCGCTCGTCGACGCCTACCTCGTGCGCCTGGTGACGACCGACCGCGCCGGCCAGCCGCGGTACCGGCTGCACGACCTGTTGCGGGCCTACGCGTCGGAAGGCGCGCAGGACTGCTACCCGGCCGAGGAACGCCGGGCCGCGGTGGAGCGGGTCCTCTCCGCCTGGCTCGCCCTCGCCGAGCAAGCCCGCGACCTGTGCTCCCCCAGCCTGTTCCGGCCGACGCCGGGCCGCGCACCGCGCTGGACCCCGGACCACACGGTCGTCGATCCCATCGCCTGGTTCGACGCCGAGCGCGGGACGTTGCTGCGGGCGATCGAACTCGCGGCCGAATGGGAGCTGGACGAACTGGCCTGGGAGCTGGCGATCGCCGCGGTGCCGTACTACGACCACCGCAGCCTCTACCAGGACTGGAACCGCAGCCACCGGATCGCCTTGGAAGCCGCCGCCGCGGCCGGCAACACCCACGGTGAAGCGGCGTTGCTGCAAGGACTCGGCCAGGTGCACATCTACCTCGACGAAATGGCCGAAGCCCGCCACGACCTGCGCCGGTGCGCGAAGCTGTACCAGGACATCGGCGATCGCCGCGGCGAAGGACTCGCGCTGGCGAGCCTGGGCACCGTGCACCGCGTCCGCGGCGAACTCGACGCGGCGCTGACCGTCGACAAGGAGGCGTTGACCCACCTCGTGGCCGCCGGGCACCGGCAGGCGGAAGCGCAGATCCGGACGGCCATCGGCATCATCGGCTTCGAGCAGGGCGCCGACGACGCCGGCCGGTGGATCGAGGACGGCCTGCGGATCGCGCGCCTCCTCCGCGACCGGCACCGGCAGGCGGTGATCCTCCGCACGCTCAGCCGCTACCACTTGGGGATCGGCGACACCCCGGCCGCGCTGCGCGACCTCACCGAAGCGCTGACGGTCTTCAACGAAATCAGCGACGCCCGGTGCGGCGCCTACACCGACCAGCGGCTCGGCGCGATCTACGCCGAGCTCGGTGACCGTCCCCGGGCGGAGTCGGCCCTCCAGCGCGCGGCGTACGTGTTCCGCGTCAACGGCGACCGCAGCAACGAGGCGGCGTGCTGGCAGCAGCTCGGCGAGCTCGAAAGCGAACTCGGCGACGCGGCCGCGGCCCGGCACCACCTGGGCCTGGCGGTCGGGCTGTGGCAAGCCGTCGGTCTGCCGGAGCGCGCCGAACAGGTGCAGGCCGCGCTGGAGGCGGCGGCCGGGTGA
- a CDS encoding alpha/beta hydrolase, whose amino-acid sequence MTENSTSTTTTTTSSDWTGMVPVDDTALAVTDTGGPGIPVVYLNGQFATQGYWRRVLAELGPEFRHITYDERARGKSRRSADYSFEAAVRDVDAVLAARGVERALVVGWSYGAVVAAHWAERNPQRAIGAVLVDGAYPHDWLDDAMEQRIRKLFKRMSWFLPLLRPTGLAPRMTAAQQAESNIELGKLSRERELGPVLDGLTVPVRYVIASGTSFGSKGDEQERIRAALDAVVARKATITSEKVASNHGAILRKDFRAVAGAVRGLANA is encoded by the coding sequence ATGACCGAGAACAGCACCTCCACCACCACCACCACCACCTCCTCCGACTGGACCGGCATGGTGCCGGTGGACGACACGGCACTGGCCGTCACCGACACCGGCGGCCCCGGCATCCCCGTGGTCTACCTCAACGGCCAGTTCGCCACCCAGGGCTACTGGCGCCGCGTCCTCGCCGAGCTCGGGCCGGAGTTCCGGCACATCACCTACGACGAGCGGGCCCGCGGCAAGTCCCGGCGCTCGGCCGACTACTCGTTCGAGGCCGCGGTCCGCGACGTCGACGCCGTGCTCGCCGCCCGGGGCGTGGAGCGGGCGCTGGTGGTGGGCTGGTCCTACGGCGCGGTCGTCGCGGCGCACTGGGCCGAGCGGAACCCGCAGCGAGCCATCGGCGCGGTCCTGGTCGACGGCGCGTACCCGCACGACTGGCTCGACGACGCCATGGAGCAGCGGATCCGCAAGCTGTTCAAGCGGATGAGCTGGTTCCTGCCGCTGCTGCGCCCGACCGGGCTGGCCCCGCGGATGACCGCGGCCCAGCAGGCGGAGAGCAACATCGAACTCGGCAAGCTCTCCCGCGAGCGCGAGCTGGGTCCGGTGCTGGACGGCCTCACGGTCCCCGTGCGGTACGTGATCGCGTCCGGGACGTCCTTCGGCAGCAAGGGCGACGAGCAGGAGCGGATTCGCGCCGCCCTCGACGCCGTGGTCGCCCGGAAGGCCACCATCACCAGCGAGAAGGTCGCCTCCAACCACGGGGCCATCCTGCGCAAGGACTTCCGTGCCGTCGCCGGCGCGGTCCGCGGTCTCGCGAACGCGTGA